Genomic window (Salvelinus alpinus chromosome 13, SLU_Salpinus.1, whole genome shotgun sequence):
GCCTGTTAAACATATGAATCAGGATGCCATAGACAAACAATGAGCAAGCTTCTACCTAAATGATACTACTATCGAAAAAAGAAATTCTGAACCTACATGATGATGTAAAAAGACAAATCGATAGATTTTGAGAATTGGTGTAGCTATAACAGCGATACAGCAGCCTACTAAGAACAGCGGGGAAAAAATGAAGCCTACACAGTACTAAATTTAAATAGGAAACCGATGTAGTCTATAGGTTCTTATGTTTGAATGTGTATTTCTAACTGTGAAAAACGAAGTGtaatttaaattaaaaaataacacCCAATTGCTTATCATCCAAAATCAGAACCTTGAGTATTTTTCCGATCACAGATCCGCGTTTCACCTGCTCTGGTATAGAATAGCTCACGTCTCCTTTGCTGATGTGTATGAAGGAAAGGCAAAAAGACAGACGAAAAGCAAATGCAAAAAACGTAAAGCCTTTGTAGCCCATCTTCAATGTCTAATAGCAATTATGGCCAATTGTCCACAATCAATAGCCAAACGGAAGAAAGATTACAATGTCTAACCGCTTTTCAGTGAAAAATGGTAATGCGACACGCTGTATGTAGCCCACTCCCCCGTAGTAGGTGGAGGTATATAGTTAACTGTACTTAGCTGATGGAAAGCGACATCATGAGTCTATCAGAAAAACAGCATGCTCGTAGGCCTATATTTTTTTCCATGTGTCCTTCTTGGAATGTATCATATTCTCCAAACGCAGACGACTTTACTAAAACATTAAATATATAGGCCTCAAATCAATAGTAACCTCATCGTAACATGATCATGAGAAGACATGGATGAGGTACGCTATTAGGAGAAACGTACACAATATGCCTAAATATTCACACAATAAGCCATTAGTAGACTAGTTGCAACATGTTTTTTTCCTGGATAATAATATATTTCAACCATCATCGTGAAAACTGTCGATTTCACTATCGATGTTTCGTTAGTCATCAAAATAATGCTAATTCTTTCGCATTCTATCTTTGACTTTTTGACAGCTAGACTTCAGTAAACTAAAACATGTCACCTCGCTGTCCACTGGTCTGGTGCTGAAATGTAGGCGACCTCAATAAAAACAGTAGGCAATGGGGATTTTAAAAACACATCCTAACAATATATAATCAAGTTTCAAAAGGCATTCAAAACTCTTTCCAGGACAATACAATCCATTTATTATAAAATGCCTGATTCCTTTTCAAATGAGTCTAAACCATGTTTTCCTATCTCCATCAAGCTTTATTGTCAACTCCATTAGACAATCTGTGAAGAAAACATCACAAGCATACTCAACTAAAAGCAACAGAAACTGCATTGCTTGTTTTATTTATAGGAAACCACAGCCCAAAGAAACAAGGAGAAAACTGCTTCCATCAAATCAAACCCCTAGTGAATTACTCCTCATAGAGAAGAGACGGAACAGCGAGCACCTTTGAAACTCAACCAATCAAACAAAACAATGAGTGGATAAATTCCACATTTCAGCTTACTAAGATGTTATCATCTAAACCGAGTATAGACCTACTGTTTCTATAGGATGGCATAAGCCATTAAGGCCCAGAATGTATTTTCCACATACATAACACATTCTCCCACAACGAAACAACTCACGTACAAAAGGTGGTATCTCAGATGAGTGAAGGCTTACCTCATTCGCCTCTCCTGCAGTGTTGAGCGTGATGATACTCCCTTCTAATAATGTATCTGGACATCTTGTCAGTGTCTGATCAGCAGGCAGCGTGCTGTCATTGTAAGATCTCACAAACTTGAAATCACTGGTGCGTGAGCCCGTTGTCAGGTATGCGTCATAATTGTAAGAACTACGGAGAGTTCCAGCTCCATCCACCTCTGCATAGTTGGGAGGGAAATACGCGCTGGGAATGGCGACTGCTCCATCAAACAACATTCTAGGCTTTCTACTGCGGCAGAACCTCACGGCCAGGATGAGAATAATGAACGTCAGGAAAAAGGTGGAGACAGAGACCAGACCGATGATCAAATAGGAAGTTAGTTTGGAACTATCATCATAAGCCATGTCTTTCAGTTCTGGAACTTCAGCCAAGTTATCTGATATGAGTAAATATACATCACaggttgtagagagagagggctgtccgTTATCTTTCACTGATATAACAAGGTTCTGCTTCATACTGTCAGATTCAGAAATGTCGCGCTGTGCGCTGATCTCTCCGCTGTGGAGACCAATAGTGAAAAGTCCCGGATCAGTCGATTTCACGATGTGATATGAAAGCCACGCGTTCTGTCCAGAGTCAGCATCCACAGCTATCACCTTGGAAACCAGGGACCCAGCCAGAGCAGCTTTGGGGACCATCTCAGTCATCAAGGAGTTCCCTGCTGGAGCAGGGTATAATATCTGGGGAGAGTTATCATTCTCATCTGTTATGAAGACACTCACTGTCACGTTActgctgagtggaggagaaccatTGTCTCTGGCTACAACGTGGACTTTGAAGCTCCTAAACTGCTCATAATCAAATGCTCTCACAGCATGGATCACCCCCGTGTCTCCGTTAATGGATACAAATGAGGACACCGGAACTCCATTGACACCACTAGGCAATAGAGAATAGACCACCGTACCGTTCTGTCTCCAGTCTGGGTCTCTGGCAGTAACCGAACATATTGAGGAGCCAGGCGTGTTATTTTCAGTCACATAGGCGCTGTATGATTGTTCTTCAAACACTGGTGGGTTGTCATTCACGTCTGACACAGATAAATGAATAGTCTTTGaggaggataaaggtggagacccCTCGTCAGTGGCGGTGATAGTTAAGTTATAATCTGATATTATCTCACGGTCCAGTTCACCTGTTGTTATCAGAGAATAGTAGTTTTTGATTGAAGGGTTTAATTTGAATGGAACATTTTGTTGAATGGAGCAGCGGACCTGTCTATTTCCCTCTGAATCTTCATCTTGTACATTTATGATCCCCACCTCTGTACCAGGTAACACATTCTCAGGGATGGGATTGTTAAAGGATTTGATCAATATCACCGGTGCGTTGTCATTTAAGTCAGTGATTTCTATCATTACTTTTGCATTGCCAGCTAAGCCAGACCCATCTTTAGCCTGGACACGCACTTCGTATTCTGTATTTTCTTCATAATC
Coding sequences:
- the LOC139537163 gene encoding protocadherin beta-15-like: MGYTGFSVFTFLFRLAFCHCLMRISNGDLSYSIPEEMKRGSVIGNLVKDLGLDAKRLSGRKARLDMDGSRQRYCDINVNTGELIVAETIDREELCGPKVSCSLKYELVLEKPLELHRINVQVQDINDNSPRFPNARIDLEIQESAVKGARYPLDEPHDSDIGLNGIQSYSLERNAYFILDVQTSSDGGKYGELVLEKELDREQQQEVTLLLTAVDGGTPQRSGTVVIHVTVLDANDNKPVFSQTVYKVRLPENSPTGTVVVAVSASDEDEGANGEVSYEFNRISDKAAKLFSIDKETGEIKVQGPIDYEENTEYEVRVQAKDGSGLAGNAKVMIEITDLNDNAPVILIKSFNNPIPENVLPGTEVGIINVQDEDSEGNRQVRCSIQQNVPFKLNPSIKNYYSLITTGELDREIISDYNLTITATDEGSPPLSSSKTIHLSVSDVNDNPPVFEEQSYSAYVTENNTPGSSICSVTARDPDWRQNGTVVYSLLPSGVNGVPVSSFVSINGDTGVIHAVRAFDYEQFRSFKVHVVARDNGSPPLSSNVTVSVFITDENDNSPQILYPAPAGNSLMTEMVPKAALAGSLVSKVIAVDADSGQNAWLSYHIVKSTDPGLFTIGLHSGEISAQRDISESDSMKQNLVISVKDNGQPSLSTTCDVYLLISDNLAEVPELKDMAYDDSSKLTSYLIIGLVSVSTFFLTFIILILAVRFCRSRKPRMLFDGAVAIPSAYFPPNYAEVDGAGTLRSSYNYDAYLTTGSRTSDFKFVRSYNDSTLPADQTLTRCPDTLLEGSIITLNTAGEANEVSLHSSEIPPFVRELFRCGRMCYVCGKYILGLNGLCHPIETVGLYSV